The DNA sequence CGGTTGTTCGTCTCcggtggttgagggttgAAGCTGATCGATGGCTGGTGAGTAGAGGAGGGACAAACGGCGGAACTTGTACCGCCCTCTTTATACCTGAGACTGGCGTTTGTTTGTGCCTCTCTGAGTTGATCAATGGTGAAATGGCGATATCCCATGTCTACCTAGTCTCAGACTGTTGGTTCTGAGCCAAGTCAGCCAACGGTAAAATCGTACCACGATAGCCGCTGCGATCGACATGGTGAACTTCTAGTTTCGTGTCACCGCCGTGTGGATGGTGATTTGTTCGAGGAGAAGCTAGGAAGCACTACCTGGGGGAGACGTACAGCCGATGTTGTCGTATTAACTACTTTGAAGACATTTAAAGTTCGAAAAATGATTCTCCATTCGGTGTTAGTAGGATTTTATGTCAAGGTTGATTCCAAGGAACGCGGAGATCTTACGTTTAAGGGCTTATACAACCATGTGAAGTCGAGCAGATGACGAGATTCTCTGATAATACCATGCTCTCTCTCAATACACCCATAAAATCTTCAAAATCCCCATAAAGTTACCTACATCCAAACATCTCCAGAGCCACGATCCCCCGGAAGAAAAGTTGACCATCAACCACAGCAGAAGACCAACATAGCGCCCCAATGGCGGGGAATTGCTATGTACATCAATATCTATCGTCGATCTTTAGGAGCAAAGTAGAGAATGTGAACTTCCTAAAGAGGCTTGTTTTCTCAATCCAATCTCTATGCTTGTTCTCAGTCGATACGTTGCGATGCCAAGGGCTATTAGATTCGGTATAGGCAATTCGACGTCATGTCAAGACTGTCGAACGAGGACACGCGATATGTTTGACTGGGACTTGAGTAAGAAAAGCATCGACAATAGCCAAAAACAATCGGAGATTTTGGGCATTGGCCATTTAGTTTAAGGCCTTTGAGTTTGACTTGTTCAGCTTGTTGGAAGGTGACAGATAAAAATGACAAACAGCTCACCGGTCATCCACACTTTGTTTGATTGTGGTGATGCGGCTACGAAAACCCGGTGGTTTTGGAGTCGAACATGGAAGCTCTCAGGGGTCGAGAGCAACCGAGGTTGGGGACATGCCCTCGGCCAGCAGGCTTACCGCTCGACCATTTGGCCGGTGCAACTGTTCCTTGTTGGAAGATGTGTGCGGGAAGAAATATATATACTGTCGTTAGGAAGGAGCAGCCTGACAGGTTCTCTGACAGCTTCATAACGACGATGTTGTGGCTGGGGCTGGCAAGGCAGGAGTCGTCAATCCTACCCTAACCTACCCAAACTGATACTAATGTATTTAGGAAAACCACGTAGGAGTTTGAAATCAAGAGGACATCACAAAATGGAGTCATCGACCTGATGTCTTGCTGAAAGAGAGGAAAGTACCGAGTGTATGGCAACAAGATGAAAGATAAATACCGTAATTGCACACTCAGCGTAATATTTCACGACCTACAGCGGTCTTGGCATCTTCATTACATAAGCAGCACCCTGCACCTAGAACCCCGGTCCAAGCTTGCCTTGTTGCATGCTGCGCCTTGAAGCTCCAGCATCATCCAgccaacctccaaccagcCGCCGCAACACCATCGAacctgtcgtcgtcgtcaggaACATCAACGATTAATACCACCCCCGAAAcgaccatcatcgccattcGATCAAAAAATTCCATCTCCAATTGAAACACCACCCTTACCTACCCTTCCAAATCgcgcagcaccagcacccctcctccccgtcaacgAAACCAAACATTCACCATGGCCAACGGGTAcgccccttcccacccccaacatttacccccaaaccacccgcAACAACAATGTTATTGCGCAAATAgctaaccaccacccccaagcAGATGGAGCATCTTCATCGGCCTAGCCATCATTCTCGCAATGTGCACCGCCGCCTGGGTCTTTGCCCCCAAGGGTGAGAACCAAGTGTAcgtcttccccctcctcaccccccaccctcccaacctccaactaACCTTCTATCCCCCACAGCCTCTGGcgctcctccctcatcctcgccttcGTCAGCTGCTACCTCATGTGGGCCatcaccttcctcgcccagctTCACCCCCTCATCGAGCCGAGACGGTCCGACATTCGCAAGGAGTTTGTCCACCATTAGACCACATAACCAAAAGCTACAACGAGATGGCACATACAAAACAGATGCAAGCCTCAACACCAGGCTAAAACTATAGGCGGCGAGCAAtaggacgatgatgacgaagaagaagaagggggaggttatTGGCATTGTTGTACGAATACCCACGGCACGGCATTCATAAACAGATTCTTTTTTTGGGGCTGGCGTTTatttgttttcttttgctttttgggcGGCGGTTATAGGACGAACCAGGGGGGACGGGAATGAATCAAGCATTGATAATGGAGGCTTTTGGGAAGAATGACGGCTGGAATTTGTACATTTCGCAAGCGGGCAAGCCCTTCGAAGGCTTAATATCATGAACATGGGGCACACGTCTTTCCCATCAATCCATGTGATAAATACCCAAAAGTCAACGCTTTATTACTTTTACCAAAAAACACTCCCCCTTTATCCCACagccaacctccccgcccAATCTTTTAGATACCCCAATAgcacccccaactcccctaACCCCCGTCCATCACCCCCCATTATCTGGCCCCCTTCCGTCCCTGCCGTCCAAGAATCCACCCCTTCTAACCCGGCAGCccacagcaccaccctccccatcgcccATCTACTTAGCGCCCCTGCCATGGCCAAGAACGCGGCAACGCCGTAGCTGCAGTCGAGCAATATCTTCAACGCCTCGACATTATtagccaccaccgcccaccctAGCGACCTGGCCGCGGCGGGAACGTCATATTCCCATATGACCATCAGAATAGGGAAGAGCTTCGTAGAAGAAGAGACGAGAAGGGCCGTGGAGACAGAGTTTGGACGGGGATACCGGGGTaggatgccgaggaaggggaggggggagaaacgggaggaggtgaggaagcGGATGGATaggtggaaggagagggttgtTAGGGTGCAGAGTAATACTGTTTtcggcatcatcagcatGACTGATTGTTGGGGAATTGGTGGGGACACAGACGGAAAAAGACGTATTGAGTAACAATGGGGCGTTCTGCCAGGCCCTCAGTGTCACTGCTCTGCCTTTCGATCCTAGCCCAGGTGAGGTAGACGTCAAATAGCAGTAACAAAACCCCTAACCGGACGATGCTCGGGGCGAAagcgtcttcttcttttttggggTGGTCGGGATCGGAGgggtcggaggagggggtgttcATCAGTGTGTTGTGGAGTAAATGTCGGTACACCTGCGGTTTTATGAGGACTAAATCGATGAATAGCACCACAAAGTCGTGCTCGACGTATTTGTCGCAGAACCGCCCGCAGTTCTTGCAGACGGTGAGCCGGATGTTGTGGCCGCCCGAGGTGGAgggcttgttggtggtggaggaggtgttgttcGTTCCGCCCTCGCGCCAGAGGGTTTTCACTGGGTGGCGGCATTCGATACAGATTGGCATGGTTGCGGCTGAGAGGGGGTTATCGTGACATTTGAAAGGTTGTGTATAAAGGCAAGGGGTGCGCCGTGGTGCACCGGTTTGTCGTCGTGTAGGAATATTGAATGCGATGGGAAATTGATGATGCTCGATGGTGGTTTGAATGATGGACAGCCGCGATACGCCCCGATAAGGGTTCTTATCAATGACGCAGCTAATCCAGGCATGCGCAGGGAAGCTGGCTGTTGGAAATGCGACCCCTGAATGAACCCTGATGGTCAACCTAGACCCAAGCACTTGtcagagagaaaagagaatgATCCAAAAATCTATTTTGATCCAATAAATCCAATACGCTGCGCCAATTCTTGCTATATACCCTAAACAAGCATTCAAAAGAAcagaaaacaacaaccagcaaTCCGAAATGAAGGGCTCAACCTGCGCAATGCACCACTTGCCAAATTCAAACCCCACTTCCTGAGCTACAGAGATCCTAATCAGCCTTCTtactccctcctctccccctcagtGCAGCTGCCTTTCCAAAACTCCTCCCTGATGGGCCAGCAACAGCCGGACTGCCCAGAGTCCCCCCAAAATTCGGGTCATGCCACCCTctcccgtcatcatcacttccAGTGTTCTCCAATTCTATCAGATCACCCTGTCCGTTACTCCCTCCATGCATCCCGCTCACCCGCCTCGGTCCCAGAATAGGCGTGACGTTCCCCGATTTTGCAAGTTCGACACCCTTCTCGATAGCGCCTCTCAGCCAGGTTTCCACAGCAAGAGCCGCCTTATCGAGACCTGTCCCTTGTCTGCTCATGGCAGAGGTGTCCTGGCCCTCTCCAAACGGGCTCTCCGCAATGGTAACCGGCGCATTAGCATCGTTGGTGAAGCCAAACCGAGCCCTTTCCATGCCCATGGCCGACATGGAAGGCAAAGAGTCAAAGTTGAATCCAGGAACATTCTTCTTAGCCCAATCGTTGAGAGGGTCTTTTTGTGGCCCAGGGGCTCGCACATTTCTGCCGAGCGAGCCTACACCTCCTGGACGGCGCATCCATGCCGGTCGGGGATCATTATCGCTGGTGGTAGCTGTCGGGTTTGATTGGGTGGGTAGGTTTCCATGAGAGGATGCAATCGGAGAACGGGTGGACAACAGCGAAGGGCGCCGAGAAGAGGGACTTTTTGGGCTTCCAATATTTGGCTCGGAAACACTGGTGTTGGGGGCATCAACTGAAGCTCGAGGCGTTGACAAAGATGACATGGTGTGAGTGCTTTTTTTCCTGCGAGGAGGAAAGTACCCAAGCGACCTCCGAGAAACTCTGGCAACTTCGactgggtgaggatgggaatCGATTGATACCCACCGTACATGGGTCCATGGCCGGTCGTCGTCGCCTGACTGTGATTGTTGCTCCAGCTGGTTACTATTTCCTGGATTCGAGAAAAAGTCGCCTCCATTGGTTGGCTGCCCCCATGGATCTGTTGTGTCTGGTGTTCGTGCCAACAGGTCAACCTTCGCTGCTGGGTCGACTGGTGCTTCACAAGTCTTGCCCCTGACCTCACACGCATCCACCGGCATCATCAAATATTTCCTGACCTGGATTCCATCTCTTGACCAGAGCCCGTTGGCCTTTCGAAAAGCATCCTCTCGACATTTGTATTTCAGTACCACCCCGGCATACGTGTCTGTTGGTTGGACGTGGTGAATGTAAACCAAGTGTTCCTCCGTTTCGTCATTCAATACCGTCCTGCGCAAATCCTCATCcgaccccttcttcttgaacttTCTACCAAAATCCAAACCCCCATTCACACCTTCGTGGCTTTCAAGAATACTAGCAGTCCTCATCGCTTTCAGTCTGGCATCCCTCTTGGCCAATGTTCCAGTGCCAATCTCGTCGGAGCGGGGTCTGGTCTCACCCGGCGGCGCGGGGCCCCATGTGTTTGTGGCATCACCTCGACCGCCGCCTTGCCCCCCCTTTGCCCTGTTCCCGTTTGTTTGTGGTCGGTGCGACTCTCCGTTGATAAAAGACTCCCCGCCTGCAATCAATGTGGTGGCAAGGTTCTGGACCGAGGCCCAGCTTGGCGCCCAAGTGCCTCCTAACAAACCCGCGCCTTGTCCTGAACTTCCTTTTGTGCTGGGACGATTCCGCGCAACTTCTGTTCTTGCATCATTTCTGCCTGTTACTGAGCCAATATGTGCGGCGGGAATCGGAGTCGCACCACGGCTGGTAGACCGACTGGAAGAGTTGTCGGGGTCGTCTTTGTAACTGGCTTGGTGCCGGTTTCGTGGCCGAATAGAGCTGGAGTCGGAATCccgggaggcggcgggcagCAGTGTGCTCGAAGAGGCCCGCTGCGAGGGGTTCATTGCATCGGGTATCGCTCCGGTGaagccgctgctgctgctaacCTCGACGATGCGCCGCGATGACGGTATAAGAGATAGGGCATGGAATTATGACTGGAACTGTGGAACCATTGAGTTGCGGCGAAAGGTGAATACAGTCGTAGCAGCTCAACGGACGACTGCAGGACGTTGGGAGACGATGTTGTTTAGGCGGTGGTTGGAATTGCAGCGACCTGTCCTTGATCTGTGACGCCGAAGGCCCAAAAGCAAACCCGCTAAGTTTCAATTAATTAATTACGCCGTGGCCTGGTAGCGAGTGCATTTGGTGAAGAGATCGTGAGAAAGACGGTGGCGCATGGAGAAATATCTTGGCCGGTACAAGGGAGAGTTCCTGTTCGCGCACATTCAGCAGCAAGGCGTCTCTTCGTTGCTGTGAGAGACGGAGAGATGCTGCggtgggaggtgatgggttgCGTCGGCCAGGTTCCCCCCTCGGACCACTGCGTTCCAGCGTTCCTAGCCACTGCGCCGGGGCCACCCCTGCGAAGCCGTTCGTTTGACCAAAGTGGCCAATCAGTGCCAAGGATCACCCAACGGCATCAAGTGCCTTGGACCTCACCTCTACCGGGGCATGACTTACACGACTGCGATCTCTCTTCCCTCCGGCTACTTTTCAGTCCCTGATATCTATGAAAAGAACCTCCATAGCCACAAGGAAACATGTTTGTCCTCTATCATGTCAGGCCGACAAAGCTCTTCTACTCAAGCCTCACGCTTGCTCTTCTTATTCATGCTTACCTTCCACCGAGCAGGTCCACACACATTTCAGCCAATCTTGTTTATGAGGAGAATCCAAATTATGTTGATATTACGATGGACTACTCTACTGCCGGCAAATTCATAGTCTCTCCTACCCTAGGACAATATCTCTCAAATATCCTTCTATCAGGCGCCCAAATCATCAGCCAGCAACATGCACTTATCCATTATCAAAACAAGGACGCAAGTCCCGGATAACTGCATCCTCCATAGAACACGCCAAGATTCTACGCACtgaccaccctcccctcaagTGGGTGGGGTTGATTGGAAGCTGACAGTTGCAAGTGCGGGGCGACACCCTGAGGAAAGTAAACAAATATTCTTGTGTTTTTGCGGAGCGACCGCGGCTTGACCTGATTTGACGAACTCTCGATTTgcgacaacgacgaccttttctcctccccgacACTACCTGACCATCACCAGCGGGCACCGGGGATTTCTGCATACAAATCAACGCCACCATGAGGGTGACGGAACTAATTATCGATGTGAGTTTCACCGCCCAGGCTTTCTCTTGCTTGTCGTTGCTCTCCAACATTGGGCACCGCTAACCAGTTGTCgcatcaccaaaacaacagGGCTTCAAGTCCTACGCCGTCCGCACCGTAATCTCGGGCTGGGACGAATCCTTCaactccatcaccggccTCAACGGCTCGGGAAAATCCAACATCCTCGACGCCATCTGCTTCGTCCTTGGCatcacccacctctccaccgtcCGCGCGCAAAACCTCCAGGATCTCATCTACAAGCGCGGCCAGGCCGGCGTGACAAAGGCCAGCGTCACCATTGTGTTCGACAACAAAGACAAGAAGCGATCGCCCATCGGCTTCGAGGAATACGCCACCATCTCGGTAACGCGACAGATCGTGCTGGGGGGCACGACGAAATACCTGATCAATGGCCACCGCGCGCAGCAGCAGACGGTGCAGAACCTGTTTCAGAGTGTAcagctcaacatcaacaaccccaacttcTTGATTATGCAAGGTCGGATTACAAAGGTGCTGAACAtgaaggcggtggagattCTGGCCAtgattgaggaggcggcggggacGAGGATGTTTGAGGATAGGAGGGATAAGGCGTTCAAGACGATGGCGAAGAAGGATCTGAAGCTGCAGGAGATTACAGAGCTGCTGCGGGATGAGATTGAGCCaaagttggagaagctgaggACGGAGAAGAGGGCGTTTTTGGACTTTCAGCAGACACAGAATGATCTCGAGAGGTTAACGAGGATAGTGGTGGCGCATGACTATGTCGTGTGTCaggagaagctgaagcagTCGGGGTCGGATCTAGAGGTGAAGAAGCAACGGCAGAAGGATCTGGAGGCTTcggcggagaggttgaagagcgAGATTTCAAATTTGGAAGAGGATGTGGAAAGAGTAAAGGCGCAGAGGGATAAGGAGTTGAGGAAAGGAGGAAAGGCGCaggcgctggaggaggcggtcaagAAGTACTCGAACGAGCTTGTACGGCTAGCTACGGTGATCGACCTGAAGCGGACCAgtctggcggaggaggaggaaagaaagattcaggctgagaaggctgtTACCGAGCTGGAGGCGACACTGCAGGAAAAGACCAAGGCGTATGAGAAGACCAAGGCTAAATACGACACAGCGAAGGATGCGGTGGAAAAGCAGAGTCAGGAGGTGGAATCCAAGGAGGAACTGCTGCAGACGCTGCAAACCGGTGTTGCATCCAAGGAAGGCCAGGAGAGTGGTTATCAGGGTCAATTACAAGATGCGAGGAACCGGGTGACTGCTGCTACGacggagcaggagcaggccaagatcaagattgCGCATTTGGAGAAGCGGAtaaaggaggaggaaccgCGAGCAAAGAAGGCCAAAGAGGCAAACGCTGGGCTGTTGAACGAGTTGGAAGGGCTCAAGGTGCAGGCTCAGAGGCTGGAAaaggagctggccaagcTTGGGTTCCAACCAGGGTCAGAAGGCGAGCTGTACAAACAGGAAAGTCAGCTCCAACAGATCATTCGTAATCTGCGCCAAGAGTCGGATGCTCTGAAGCGCAAGGTTGCCAATATCGATTTCAACTATGCGGATCCAGTGCCAAACTTTGATCGCTCCAAGGTCAAGGGTTTGGTGGCTCAGCTGTTCACTCTCGACAAGCAGTTCATTCAGGCTGGTACGGCTCTGGAGATTTGCGCTGGCGGTCGTCTCTACAACGTTGTTGTGGATACTGAGGTTACTGGTACACAGCTCCTGCAGGGCGGTAGGTTGCGGAAGCGCGTTACCATCATTCCCCTAAACAAGATTGCTGCGTTCAAGGCCTCTGCTCAGACAGTTGCCACGGCGCAAAAAATCTGCCCGGGGAGGGTCGACTTGGCTTTGTCTCTTGTCGGTTATGACGAGGAGGTCTCGAGGGCGATGGAGTACGTCTTTGGCAACACGCTCATTTGCGCGGATGCCGAGACTGCCAAGAAGGTGACTTTCGACCCCAACGTCAGGATGCGCAGTATTACTCTCGAAGGCGATGCCTATGACCCCTCGGGTACCCTTTCCGGCGGCAGCGCTCCCAACTCCAGCGGTGTCTTGGTGACCCTGCAAAAGCTCAACGAGATCACCAGACAGCTCAAGGAAGCCGAGGCCAACTTGGGCTTGCTTCATAATCACATCGCCCGTGAGAAGTCCAAGCTCGACcaggccaagaagatcaagcaggAGCTCGACCTCAAGTCCCACGAGAtcaagcttgccgaggagcAAATCAGCGGAAACTCTGCTTCGTCCATCATCCAGGATGTCCAAAACATGAAGGAGACGATTGGCCAGCTCAAGGAGTCTATTGTCGAGGCTAAGCAGCGACAGGTGGAGGCCTCGGCTGACGTCAAGCGCATCGAGAAGGACATGAAGGActttgacaacaacaaggacgGTAAACTGGAGGAACTGCAGAAAACGGTCAACAGCCTCCGTGCTTCGGTCGCCAAGATGCAAACCTCGCTCAAGACTCTGCAGAAAGAGCTGCAAAACGCCCAGCTGGACTCTGAGCAAGTCTCTGCTGACTTGGCCGCCGCCAGGGAGCAAGTGCAGGAGATTGATCTGGCTATTGCCTCGCAGCAGGAGGAACTCACCGCCCTGGCCTCCAAGGCTGAAACGATCAAGACCACCCATGACGAAGCCCAGTCCGAACTTGATGCGGAAAGGCGGAAACTCTCTGTGTTTGACTCGGAGCTCAAGTCTCTTGAACAGGCCACCCGCTCCAAGACCTCGCGCattgccgaggagaagcttgAGCTTCAGAAGTTGGGCCATCAGATTGAGAAATTCGGCAAGGAGTCACAGTCTGCACTGGCGCATATCCAAGCCTTGGAAAAGGAACACGAGTGGATCCCCGACGCAAAGGATCAGTTTGGTCGTCCCGGCACGCCCTATGATTTTAGGGGACAGAATTCTAATATTTCAGAGCTGAAGGCCACGGAGAGGAACctgagggagaggagccaggggttgaggaagaagatcaACCCCAAGGTGATGAACATGATCGACAgcgtggagaagaaggaggtggcgCTGAAGCACATGATGAAGACGGTGATGAGGGATAAGAGAAAGATTGAGGAGACGATTGTGAGTCTGGATGACTATAAGAAgagggcgttggaggagacgTGGAGGAAGGTGAATGGGGACTTTGGGGCCATTTTCGAGGAGCTCCTCCCTGGGTCTTTTGCGAAATTAGACCCACCAGAAGGGAAGACGATTAgtgatgggttggaggtgaaggTTTGTCTTGGGAAGGTGTGGAAGGAGAGTCTGACGGAGTTGTCCGGTGGTCAGAGGTATGTATTCTTTTTGGTATGAAACGGGATGTGTGCTGACGGAACATTAGATCGCTCATTGCACTTAGTCTGATCATGGCGCTGCTGCAGTTTAAGCCGGCGCCGATGTATATTTTGGATGAGGTTGACGCCGCGTTGGATTTGTCGCATACGCAGAACATTGGAAGGCTGATCAAGACGAGGTTCAAGGGGAGTCAGTTTATTGTTGTGAGCTTGAAGGATGGGATGTTTCAGAATGCGAATAGGATTTTTAGGACGAGGTTTAGTGAGGGGACTAGTATGGTGCAGGCTTTGACGCCGGCGGATTTGAGGTGAGAAGTGTGTTTATGAATGAGGTTGGGATGGGTgtttggagtttgggagggtggggtgggaaagCATGGATGGCTGGATACaaagggatggatgggttgctttttgtttgtttggttttCTGTTTGTTGATATGGGGATGGGAGTGGTAGATATGATGAATGACTTTTCAAGTTGTACACGATATCATAGTATGTGTGAGTTTGGCCGTGGCTGTGTTTAGTGGGATACATTGTATTTTGTCTTGATTGTCATTTCGTTGGTGTGTCTACGTTGTTGACTGCAAATAATCATAGGACAGGCTATATTCCTTCGTCTGAACACCCGTCTGCAGCATATATGTGTTGGGTTTATGTAGGTAAACAACGTGATGTAACCGACTGACAAATGTCAGCTGTCTTTGGGTGGAAGTTGGCAGAGGCAAAACGGCTTTGTCTGTGAAGTGATTGTCTTGTATTATTACACAAAATCTACTCTGCATATACAAGGAACTTTTGTCTCTCTGTCACCATCTATCCCCTGTTCTTGCCAATATCCAGATCGCCTTATGGTTCTATATATCTTCTCCGCCCCCTCTcaaaccatcctccccaactgACTCTCTCTATCATCACCCACTCTCCCTCTCATCTCAATCAGTGCCCAGGCTCTCTTACTGATTAATATACCTATGCCCgcccctctctcccacctccacactcatcccaacctcaacccagcTCTCCaatttctcctccccatcaaacaaGGGCGTCAACTGCATCCCCAAACACCCCTTCAGCCTCGCCCCCTCATCCACATCCCTCAGCTTCCTCAAGCTCCTATCCGGCTCAACCGGATGCCTAAACCCACTATCCTGATTCACATTCGGCATCTTGCACCTCACCGTCCGGCACGACACATGAAAagttgcagcagcaggcttgctcttctccccctcggcatcatcaccCTTCTTAAAACTAACCTTTTTCCACGTCTCCTCATCAtaaggggggttgttttccTCGGGACCGTCGACTAAGAAAGAAATCGGGGGTGTCAGTGGCTGTGGGGCCACGCTTCCAGGGGAGGGGGAACAGTAAACGCCGCAAAGAAAAAtaagacaagaaaaaaagggtgTGTGTGGAGTAGCGAGCGGCTCAAGAGACAACACCGCGGGGAAGAAAAGGTACAGTAGCAGGgggggaaagaagagaaaagaaaaaaagtctCGTCGTCCCGAGTCCACTTCAGCCCATTGTCAAAACTCTCCCCCCAGCCCAGAAAAACTCCCCGCTTTCCGTGCTTCCGTGAAACAAACCAACAGGGTCCAGGGGACTCGAAACAACAGTCTTGATGataacagcaacaaaaaaggagaaaaaaaaagtatCGAAACATACCAATGATGTTGGCGCGAAACCTCCGCGCGTCCAAGTCTTGTTCGAGATTCTCGTCTTTAGTGATCTTGGCGCTGAAGTCGCGGATGCTGGAGAGGTTAAGGAGATGTAGTGGATACTGCCGCAAATGGCCGTGTTAGAAAACAACACAAAAAAGTCACACCCATCGTCAGCCCCTCTTTCTTAGTTGATTTGCGCGAgtgagtggtggtgtgtttCATCACCAAAAAGTCTGTGGGTAGGACGGTAAATCGAACCACGCTCTTCATTCACAAGCCAAAAAATGccgaagggaggggagggaggggggtgtgcAGAGAGtaaaaaaatgaaaaaaatatgagagataaaaaaaaacaaaagctTACAGCATCCTGAAATCCAGTCACAGGCTGGTaacccgcctcctccctccccggcgCACACCTATGCACCTCTCTCAATCGGCCCGGGTCGACTCGAAAAAGCCCGAGCCTGTTGCTCACCCCCAGGTACAGCGCCAACTCCCGAGGTAGGTCCTTTTCCATGTTCAGCGCCGACACCACGTCCTTCCAAATCCTGACCTCTTCCCTCTCGTACCCTTGGGACTCAATCTCGTCTTGCGATGGGAAACTCACCGGGAGGACAAGCTGCTTCTGCGGGACCGCACCGCGGCCCCATGCGAGCTTGGCGGCCACCCAGCTGACGACCCCGCGGAGGCCTGGCTCTTGCCAGGGGAAGCTGATGAGGAGAAAGGAGTCTTTGATGCTGGCGTCCGAGTAGAGCGGTTTACCCCGGGCTTTGACCGGGTCCGGGCTGAAAAGCTCCACGGTGACGGTGGCTAGGAGGGGAAACTGCCGCTGGGTGATGAATTCCCAGCTTTCTTGAGGCTGGAGCTTGTCTTCTGCTGACGATGGGTTGGTGCtgagaggaaaaggggatTTGAGTTGAGCAAAGGTGTAGAGGCGGTCAAACTCCAGGCCGTAGGGGAGTACCTTGCTCGAGGTGAGTTGGATGCCTTTGCATGACTTGACTGGGTAGATCCATAGCTGGTCGATGGTGGtttttgatggtgaggttgtagtagtcttcttcttgctttTGGTGTGCTTCACACCGATGGGCGAATGTGTTTCAAGCAGTGCATCGCGCTGTGATGGGGGTATGGGGGGAAAGTAGATGAACAGAGGCAAGAGGAAAACGGTAATGGTGGAAATCAACAGGAGAAGGCCGGTAGCGTCAATGACTGGGCCGCTCCGCAGCAACACCGAGTCCGGGTCCTGGTCCATTTGTTGCCGAATTTGTCGGTCGGTCGGCCGGACGTCTGCACGATATCTTGTGGCCGTCTGCTGCTTGAATAAttattgttttttttttgttttttttcggCGGTTGACCGTTCGGTTGCAGTTGGCAGCTTCCCGGCGTGGCGGTTGGTGTCACCGACTTGCGCGCCCCCAACGTCTCACTTGGGACCGAATTACCTAATAACACGTCTTATTCACTAGCTGGCCATTAATTAGGTACtatccaccacaacccaaaATCCT is a window from the Podospora pseudocomata strain CBS 415.72m chromosome 6, whole genome shotgun sequence genome containing:
- the VMA9 gene encoding H(+)-transporting V0 sector ATPase subunit e (EggNog:ENOG503P6UN; COG:S), whose product is MANGWSIFIGLAIILAMCTAAWVFAPKGENQVLWRSSLILAFVSCYLMWAITFLAQLHPLIEPRRSDIRKEFVHH
- a CDS encoding hypothetical protein (COG:S; EggNog:ENOG503NWR1); the encoded protein is MPICIECRHPVKTLWREGGTNNTSSTTNKPSTSGGHNIRLTVCKNCGRFCDKYVEHDFVVLFIDLVLIKPQVYRHLLHNTLMNTPSSDPSDPDHPKKEEDAFAPSIVRLGVLLLLFDVYLTWARIERQSSDTEGLAERPIVTQYVFFLLLCTLTTLSFHLSIRFLTSSRFSPLPFLGILPRYPRPNSVSTALLVSSSTKLFPILMVIWEYDVPAAARSLGWAVVANNVEALKILLDCSYGVAAFLAMAGALSRWAMGRVVLWAAGLEGVDSWTAGTEGGQIMGGDGRGLGELGVLLGYLKDWAGRLAVG
- a CDS encoding hypothetical protein (EggNog:ENOG503P9I6); this encodes MNPSQRASSSTLLPAASRDSDSSSIRPRNRHQASYKDDPDNSSSRSTSRGATPIPAAHIGSVTGRNDARTEVARNRPSTKGSSGQGAGLLGGTWAPSWASVQNLATTLIAGGESFINGESHRPQTNGNRAKGGQGGGRGDATNTWGPAPPGETRPRSDEIGTGTLAKRDARLKAMRTASILESHEGVNGGLDFGRKFKKKGSDEDLRRTVLNDETEEHLVYIHHVQPTDTYAGVVLKYKCREDAFRKANGLWSRDGIQVRKYLMMPVDACEVRGKTCEAPVDPAAKVDLLARTPDTTDPWGQPTNGGDFFSNPGNSNQLEQQSQSGDDDRPWTHVRWVSIDSHPHPVEVARVSRRSLGYFPPRRKKSTHTMSSLSTPRASVDAPNTSVSEPNIGSPKSPSSRRPSLLSTRSPIASSHGNLPTQSNPTATTSDNDPRPAWMRRPGGVGSLGRNVRAPGPQKDPLNDWAKKNVPGFNFDSLPSMSAMGMERARFGFTNDANAPVTIAESPFGEGQDTSAMSRQGTGLDKAALAVETWLRGAIEKGVELAKSGNVTPILGPRRVSGMHGGSNGQGDLIELENTGSDDDGRGWHDPNFGGTLGSPAVAGPSGRSFGKAAALRGRGGSKKAD